The genome window CTCCATAAAGGGGGAGCCTCACAAAAACATATAGTTTATCCAAAAGTAGCTAGTGATAAAAACGCAATAATCCCTAACAGTACTAATAGTTGGAGGATTATTCCAACTATGCCCCATATTAAACCTGCTGTCGCAAAACCTCTCCCATTTTCGTCCGTTTTATTGATTTCATTTACTGCTTTTCTTGAAAAAATAATGCTGATAATTCCTAAAATAAGACCAATGAAGGGAATTAATACCGATAAAATACCCAATGTTACCGATATGATTGAATTAGTGTTTGTCTGATTGTTCATGACAGTCGTTTCTCCTTTCTTTTTTTTGCATACCTTCCAGCTCAAACTGCAGAAAATCTGTCAGCTAAGGATGGGATGTACACTTGAAGGTCGATAAATATAACTAACCATTAGTGGTTATAAGGGCATCACTAATAGAAGTTTTTTCTATACTGCGGTTGTTTGCTTTATCCTTATATAAAGTAATACGAATAACAGCATCTAAAGTTACAATGTATGTTTTTCATTCTTTATACAACGATTCACATAACTTCATTTATTCATGGAACACTAATCTGTGGAGGTGAAGAGAATGACAAACAGAAAAGCTGATCCATCGACAATTGGTTTAGGTTCTAACCAGCCAGAAGGTCAAGGAACAACTTCAAAGGAAACAGGAAAAACAAAGGAAGATTCTTCTAGAAAGAAACAAAAACGTTCTTAATACTTAATACAACGACTAAAGCAGGTGGAGGAAATGCCACCTGTATTTTATTGGATCTTGATGGAAGAAGGGTTTTATAAATCTCTATATAATTAATAATATATAATAAGGAAAGAATATTTAGATTATTTTAAATGTGGGGGGGAAATCATTTGAATACTTATCTAAGCAAAAGAAATAAAGGCTTTCTGTTTATTATCAGTGTTATTCTTTTTATTGGGATTATTGGCTATGGAGTATACTGGGCTTTTTATGATATGAATCGATTGCCAAAAGGAGAATATATTACAGAAGAAACTTCACCAGACGGGGCCTATACCTTAAAAGCTTATCGGACAAATGGTGGTGCAACTACTTCATATGCAATCCGCGGGGAACTTGTCTTTAATAAAAAGGGTAAGAAAAAGAACGTTTATTGGAATGAAGGGGAAGAAACAGCAAAAATTGTATGGAGCGATAAACATACAGTAGTAGTGAATGGGCATTCTCTTCATGTTCCAACAGATAAATTTGATTATCGAAATCAGTAAGGAGAACTTTAAGGAAGTGCCTCCTACTACTGCAAATTTGTTTTTGAAAACTGACCAAGTTAATTTTTACGACTCACTTCCTTATGATAGATCTAAAGATGGGTTTACTAATAAAGGCGGAAATTACTCGCTATGGGGAAATTCTGTTCTTTTACATACGGACAATATAACGTGAATGTGATTGTTTAAATAATACTAGTTGACATGTACAAATAAAGTATTATATAATTATCTCGAATTCAAGATAATTGAAAGGAAGATTATCATGGATAATAAGGAAGTAAGTAAATATGAAGAAGATTTATCATTAAAGGTATTCGTTGTGTTGTCGAGAGCATTGCAATCGATAAAGAAACGTGTAGAAGAAGATATAAAATGTCTCGGTTTAAACCCTACAGAATTTTCTGTGCTGGAATTGATTTATAGCAAAGGGGATCAGCCAATTCAAAAGATTGGTGAAAAAGTTTTGATTGCAAGCAGCAGCATTACCTATGTAGTAGATAAATTAGAGAATAAAAAATTAATCAGAAGAAAACCTTGTCCAAAAGACCGCCGCATAACCTATGTGGTGATAACAGAAGAGGGAACCGAGCTTATGGACAAAGTCTTTCCAAAGCATAGAGCAGCCATGAACGAGATATGTGGCGGGTTAGACAATAAAGAAAAAGAAATACTGATTGAACAGCTCAAAAAATTAGGGCTTCATGCACAAGAGATGTGATTTTTTTTGAGGTTATATCTCGAATTAATAATATTTTAATTCGTAGTAATGAGCGAAAATAGAGAATTTCTATAAATGATTTTTCTACTTATATCAAATAGTAACTAAATAAAGCTTGCTAGAAAATTGGAATAGGAGTGAACGGCAATGACGAAGAGCACAAGTGGAATTCACCATATTACGGCAATCGTAGGCCACCCGCAAGAGAATGTTGACTTTTATGCAGGTGTATTGGGATTGCGTTTAGTGAAACAGACGGTCAATTTTGATGATCCAGGGACATATCATTTATATTTTGGAGATGAAGGCGGCAATCCAGGCACGATTATTACTTTCTTTCCATGGACAGGAGCGCGTAAAGGAGTGATTGGAGACGGGCAAGTCGGTGTAACGTCTTATGTTGTGCCTATAGGAGCTCTTTCATTTTGGGAAAAAAGGTTAGCAAAATTTAATATTTCTTTCACAAAAACAGAGCGTTTTGGAGAGGAATACTTAGCTTTTTCTGATCCCCATGGCTTACTGCTAGAAATAGTAGAAAGAGCAGAAGGGAAAAATAATAGCTGGCAGTTTGGTGAAGTGACACCTGAAAATGCTATTAAAGGATTTGGCGGTGCAACGCTTTTATCGAAACAACCTGCACAAACAGCAGAACTTTTAGAAAAAGTGATGGGATTTAAAAAAGTTGGCGAAGAAGGAGAATATGTACGTTTCCGTTCCTTTAGCGATATTGGAAATGTCATCGATTTAAAATTAACTACAGGCAGAAGTGGGGAAATGGGTGTTGGAACTGTTCATCATATTGCTTTTAGAGCAGTGGATGATCTTGACCAATTAGACTGGCAGAAACACGTCTCGCAAAATGGATACCATGTAACAGCTGTTAAGGATCGAAATTATTTTAATGCCATTTATTTTAGAGAGCATGGTGAAATACTCTTTGAAATTGCGACAGATCCGCCAGGATTTGCAATTGATGAATCTAAAGAAACACTAGGAGAGACATTAATGCTGCCAAGTCAATATGAACAATATAGAGAACAGCTTAATAGCAGATTAATACCAATTGATGTTAGAAATCTCGACTAATTTGTAAAGGATGATTTGATGCATTCCATTGATCCGAAAACCATTTCAGAAAGAGAGAATTATAAATTTCTAATTGGAAGCATAATTCCTAGACCTATTGCCTTTGTTACTAGCTTGTCGGAAGAGGGTGTCTTAAATGGGGCTCCTTTCAGCTACTTTAATATTGTATCATCTAATCCGCCAATGATATCGTTATCCATTCAGCGTTCCAATGGGAAACCAAAAGATACGGCAAGGAACATTTTAAACAAAAAGGAATTTGTCATTCATATTGTAGATGAACAAAATGTTGATAAAATTAATCAAACGGCAGCAAGTCTTGCATCAAGTGAAAGTGAGATTGAATTAGCAGGATTAACACCGATAGATAGCAGCGCCATCTCTGTACCGGGTATAAAGGAAGCTAAGATTCGTATGGAATGTGTATTGGAACATTCATTAGAGTTGGGAGGTACCGAGGCACTTCCTGGATGTGATTTTCTAATTGGAAGAGTGGTTCATTATCACATTGATCCTACCCTGTATGAAAATGGCAGAATTGATCCAAGAGGGTTAGCAGCTGTCAGCAGATTAGCAGGAAATGACTATGCAAAAATTGGTGACATGTTTACAAAAGTAAGACCACAATAGTTCCATGAAATGGAGAGGATAAGATGCAAAAAACAGCAGGAATTCATCATATTTCAGCAATGGTAAATGATGCACAAAGAAATATTGATTTTTATGCAGGTGTCCTTGGTCTACGATTGGTAAAAAAGACAATTAATTTTGATCGCCCAGAAGTGTATCATCTCTATTTTGGGAATGAAACAGGGGAACCAGGAACAATTATTACTTTCTTTCCATGGGAAAAACAGCTGAAAGGTAGAATTGGCCAAGGGCAAGTTGGTGTAACGAGCTATGTTATTCCACATGGTAGCAGTGCATTTTGGAAAAATCGTCTTCTTTCCTATGGTGTAGAAGTGGAAAATGCTTCGAGATTTAAAGAAAGATATTCGCAATTTGTCGATCCAGATGGTCTGCAAATCGAATTAGTGGAACGAAACGAAGGACCATTAAGTAATTGGCAGCTAGGTTCAATCCATCCTGATGTTGCTATTAAAGGTTTTGGCGGAGCAACATTACTTTCGGCACAACCGAACAAAACAGCAGAGGTATTAGAACATATATTGGGTCTTAAATGTGTAGGAGAAGATGCAGGGTATTTGCGTTTCATCGCCGATGCACAGATAGGAAATGTGATAGATATCAAATTGACCCCGTCTGTTCGTGGGCTCATGGGAGCAGGAACTGTCCACCATATTGCTTGGCGGGCAAAAGATGAGACAGAGCTTCAGCAATGGAGAACGCTGCTACAAGAAAAAGGGTATTATCCAACGGAAGTGAAAGATCGAAACTATTTTAAAGCCTTATATTTTCATGAAGAAGGCGGCATTCTTTTTGAGCTAGCTACTGATGGACCTGGATTTACGGTGGATCAGCCAGTAGAACAATTGGGAGAGAAGCTAATGCTCCCTGATTGGTTAGAAGAAAAGCGTGATGAGTTAACAGCTGCTTTGCCTAAAGTAGAGATTAGAATCTTAGAGGAGGAGAAGGGATGAAACATATTTTCAATAAGGGAAAAGATCCGAAGAAGCCCACGTTATTGATGTTACACGGAACAGGCGGAACAGAGTTAGATTTATTGCCACTAGCAGGGATGATCGATGATGAAGCTTCTGTGTTAAGTGTCCGCGGGAATATTTTAGAAAACGGCATGCCGCGTTTCTTTAAGCGTTTAGCAGAAGGTGTATTTGATGAAGAAGATTTAATTTTTCGTACAAAGGAATTAAATGAATTTCTGGATGAAGCAGCCCAAAAATATGAATTTGATAGAGAAAATATCGTAGCAATTGGCTATTCTAATGGTGCCAATATTGCTGCAAGCTTATTATTCCACTATCAGGATGCATTAAAAGCAGCTATTCTACATCATCCAATGGTACCGAGAAGAGGAATTACGCTCCCTGATTTAACCGGAAAAGGAGTATTTATTACTGCAGGAACCAATGATCCGATTTGTTCAAAAGAAGAATCAAATGAACTACAATCAATGCTTGTTAATGCTAATGCGAATGTCGAAATGCATTGGGAAAACAGAGGCCATCAGCTAACAGCTGAGGAAGTAGAAGCAGCTGCTAAATGGTATTCAGCTTTAACAAATAGTTAATTATTTAAAAGAGAAAAAGTAATCATAAATTTCCACAATTGGGGAATAAGAAGAACAGCTAACATTGAAAAGACTATTTCAGTGGAGGTGATTCTTATAAGATCAATAAAAAATTAAAGCAGGTGTACTTATGGGGTTTTTAAACAAATTATTTGGAAAATCAAAGGAGATGGAAAACATGGCAAATGTTAAAGTAGCAGTAATTTTTTATAGTATGGGTGGAACAAACTATCAATTAGCACAGTGGGCAGCAGAAGGAGCAAAAGAAGCTGGCGCAGAAGTGAAAGTAGTAAAAGTACAAGAATTAGCGCCACAATCTGTTATTGACAGCAATGAAGCTTGGAAAGCAACAGTGGATGCAACAAAAGATGTACCAGTTGCATCATCGGAAGATATTGAATGGGCAGATGCGATTATTTTCAGTGTTCCAACACGTTTTGGTACAATGCCTTCTCAAATGAAGCAATTCATTGATTTACAAGGCGGTCTATGGGCAAACGGAAAAACAGTTAACAAAGTAGTAAGTGCTATGACTTCAGCACAAAATCCACATGGTGGACAAGAAGCAACATTATTATCTTTATACACTTCTATGATGCATTGGGGCGCTATTATTGCTACACCAGGATACACAGATCCAGTTCTATTCGGAGCAGGTGGAAACCCTTATGGTACAAGTGTAACAGTTGGACAAGATGGAAAAATGATCGAAGACGTTCAAGGTGCAGTTAAACATCAAGCGAAACGTACTGTTACCGTTGCAGAGTGGGTTAAAAAAGGAAATCAATAATTTGTAAACATAGGAAAACCAGGAGTAGATAGCTTCTGGTTTTTTTGTATGCTGCTATTCCAAAGAGGCTTCCGGTGGCAGGGCATGAGGTAATTCCTTTTTTGAATGGAGCTTAAAATAACACTGATAATGACACTTGCTCCGCCAATGATTTGGGTCAATGTAACGGTTTCCTCTAGAAGAAAAATGAAAAAGACTATCCCAAGTACAGGAACAAGATTCATTAAGGAAACGGAAGCACTTGCAGACAGCTTTTTTAATCCATAATTATATAAAAGAAAGGCAGCCACAGAGCAGCCAATGCTAATGATTCATGATTTATACTTAATGGAAATATTGGAGATACATCGTGATATATTAGAAGACTCATTTGGAAAGAATCTGATTGATTTGCGAAGAAAATTCTCTATCTATCCTGATTTCAAAAAGCAAGGATACCTTTACTCCTATGGTGAAGGTATCTTTTTATTTTTAATTACAAAAATAAAAATTTATATTGACACAAATTGAAAATACCATTAAGATGAAAAAAGTAATTCCGACTATATTAATAGGGAAAGGGTGTTTTGGAGTGGCAACTTCAGCAAATGTTCAGTCGACTCAAAAGATAAAGAGTCAAAAAGAACAACCAAAAGGATTAAAGGCTCCACAGATGCCTTTAATCATTGGTGGACTCATTGTAACAGCGATTCTACTAGTCTATTTATTAATGACACAAAAAAGTATGCAGCCGATATTATTAGTTTTGGGCCTCTTACTAGGATATACATTATTTCATGCTCGTTTTGGTTTTACATCCGCATTTCGCAGACTTGCGTCAGTAGGAAATGGGCAGGCGTTACGTGCGCATATGCTGATGTTAGCAGTGGCGGTAACGCTATTTGCCCCAATTTTAGCATACGGCGTTTCCTTTTTTGGAACAGGAGCGACTGGCTATGTATCACCGGTTGGTGTTAGTCTTGTCGTTGGTGCCTTTATGTTTGGGATTGGCATGCAGCTTGGGGGCGGATGTGCTTCTGGTACCTTGTATGCAGTAGGCGGCGGACGTTCTGTTGCATTTGTAACATTACTATTCTTCATTATCGGTTCTACAATTGGTGCAGCTCA of Niallia circulans contains these proteins:
- a CDS encoding DUF4190 domain-containing protein — its product is MNNQTNTNSIISVTLGILSVLIPFIGLILGIISIIFSRKAVNEINKTDENGRGFATAGLIWGIVGIILQLLVLLGIIAFLSLATFG
- a CDS encoding YuzL family protein, producing the protein MTNRKADPSTIGLGSNQPEGQGTTSKETGKTKEDSSRKKQKRS
- a CDS encoding DUF5412 domain-containing protein, coding for MNTYLSKRNKGFLFIISVILFIGIIGYGVYWAFYDMNRLPKGEYITEETSPDGAYTLKAYRTNGGATTSYAIRGELVFNKKGKKKNVYWNEGEETAKIVWSDKHTVVVNGHSLHVPTDKFDYRNQ
- a CDS encoding MarR family winged helix-turn-helix transcriptional regulator, with product MDNKEVSKYEEDLSLKVFVVLSRALQSIKKRVEEDIKCLGLNPTEFSVLELIYSKGDQPIQKIGEKVLIASSSITYVVDKLENKKLIRRKPCPKDRRITYVVITEEGTELMDKVFPKHRAAMNEICGGLDNKEKEILIEQLKKLGLHAQEM
- a CDS encoding ring-cleaving dioxygenase gives rise to the protein MTKSTSGIHHITAIVGHPQENVDFYAGVLGLRLVKQTVNFDDPGTYHLYFGDEGGNPGTIITFFPWTGARKGVIGDGQVGVTSYVVPIGALSFWEKRLAKFNISFTKTERFGEEYLAFSDPHGLLLEIVERAEGKNNSWQFGEVTPENAIKGFGGATLLSKQPAQTAELLEKVMGFKKVGEEGEYVRFRSFSDIGNVIDLKLTTGRSGEMGVGTVHHIAFRAVDDLDQLDWQKHVSQNGYHVTAVKDRNYFNAIYFREHGEILFEIATDPPGFAIDESKETLGETLMLPSQYEQYREQLNSRLIPIDVRNLD
- a CDS encoding flavin reductase family protein, producing MHSIDPKTISERENYKFLIGSIIPRPIAFVTSLSEEGVLNGAPFSYFNIVSSNPPMISLSIQRSNGKPKDTARNILNKKEFVIHIVDEQNVDKINQTAASLASSESEIELAGLTPIDSSAISVPGIKEAKIRMECVLEHSLELGGTEALPGCDFLIGRVVHYHIDPTLYENGRIDPRGLAAVSRLAGNDYAKIGDMFTKVRPQ
- a CDS encoding ring-cleaving dioxygenase, which translates into the protein MQKTAGIHHISAMVNDAQRNIDFYAGVLGLRLVKKTINFDRPEVYHLYFGNETGEPGTIITFFPWEKQLKGRIGQGQVGVTSYVIPHGSSAFWKNRLLSYGVEVENASRFKERYSQFVDPDGLQIELVERNEGPLSNWQLGSIHPDVAIKGFGGATLLSAQPNKTAEVLEHILGLKCVGEDAGYLRFIADAQIGNVIDIKLTPSVRGLMGAGTVHHIAWRAKDETELQQWRTLLQEKGYYPTEVKDRNYFKALYFHEEGGILFELATDGPGFTVDQPVEQLGEKLMLPDWLEEKRDELTAALPKVEIRILEEEKG
- a CDS encoding alpha/beta hydrolase, coding for MKHIFNKGKDPKKPTLLMLHGTGGTELDLLPLAGMIDDEASVLSVRGNILENGMPRFFKRLAEGVFDEEDLIFRTKELNEFLDEAAQKYEFDRENIVAIGYSNGANIAASLLFHYQDALKAAILHHPMVPRRGITLPDLTGKGVFITAGTNDPICSKEESNELQSMLVNANANVEMHWENRGHQLTAEEVEAAAKWYSALTNS
- the wrbA gene encoding NAD(P)H:quinone oxidoreductase, whose protein sequence is MANVKVAVIFYSMGGTNYQLAQWAAEGAKEAGAEVKVVKVQELAPQSVIDSNEAWKATVDATKDVPVASSEDIEWADAIIFSVPTRFGTMPSQMKQFIDLQGGLWANGKTVNKVVSAMTSAQNPHGGQEATLLSLYTSMMHWGAIIATPGYTDPVLFGAGGNPYGTSVTVGQDGKMIEDVQGAVKHQAKRTVTVAEWVKKGNQ
- a CDS encoding DMT family transporter, whose protein sequence is MAAFLLYNYGLKKLSASASVSLMNLVPVLGIVFFIFLLEETVTLTQIIGGASVIISVILSSIQKRNYLMPCHRKPLWNSSIQKNQKLSTPGFPMFTNY